One window from the genome of Erwinia sorbitola encodes:
- the wecC gene encoding UDP-N-acetyl-D-mannosamine dehydrogenase → MSFNTISVIGLGYIGLPTAAAFASRQKRVIGIDINAHAVETINRGEIHIVEPDLGQAVKTAVEGGWLSASTQPQAADAWLIAVPTPFKGEHQPDMAYVQAAAESIAPVLKKGDLVILESTSPVGATEQMAAWLAAARSDLSFPQQAGEDADIQIAYCPERVLPGQVMVELIKNDRVIGGMTPRCSQRACDLYNIFLEGECVVTNSRTAEMCKLTENSFRDVNIAFANELSLIAADQGINVWELIRLANRHPRVNILQPGPGVGGHCIAVDPWFIVSQNPVQARLIRTAREVNDSKPHWVLEQVQRQVADCLMHNNKRASELKIACFGLAFKPDIDDLRESPAVQVTKMIAEWHQGITLAVEPNVQQLPPKLQERVTLVSLDDALQQADILVMLVDHRQFKATDASTVSQQWIVDTKGVWR, encoded by the coding sequence ATGAGTTTTAATACTATTTCAGTGATTGGGCTGGGCTACATTGGCCTGCCTACTGCCGCCGCATTTGCTTCACGTCAGAAGCGAGTGATTGGCATTGATATTAATGCTCACGCGGTTGAAACCATCAATCGTGGCGAGATACACATTGTTGAACCGGATCTTGGTCAGGCAGTGAAAACCGCCGTTGAAGGGGGCTGGTTAAGTGCCTCAACCCAGCCTCAGGCTGCTGATGCCTGGCTGATCGCCGTACCAACGCCGTTTAAAGGCGAGCATCAGCCCGATATGGCCTATGTGCAGGCTGCCGCTGAGTCCATTGCTCCGGTACTGAAAAAGGGTGATCTGGTGATTCTGGAATCAACCTCCCCCGTTGGTGCCACCGAGCAGATGGCAGCATGGCTGGCGGCGGCACGATCTGACCTGAGCTTCCCACAGCAGGCGGGTGAGGATGCAGATATTCAGATCGCCTACTGCCCGGAGCGTGTACTGCCAGGCCAGGTGATGGTTGAACTGATTAAAAATGACCGCGTGATTGGCGGAATGACGCCGCGCTGCTCACAGCGCGCCTGCGATCTCTATAACATCTTCCTGGAAGGTGAGTGCGTGGTGACGAACTCGCGCACCGCTGAGATGTGCAAATTAACCGAAAACAGCTTCCGCGATGTCAATATTGCCTTTGCAAACGAGCTGTCGCTGATTGCGGCCGACCAGGGGATCAATGTCTGGGAGCTGATCCGGCTGGCCAACCGCCATCCTCGCGTCAATATCTTGCAGCCAGGCCCGGGAGTTGGCGGTCACTGCATCGCTGTCGACCCATGGTTTATCGTATCGCAAAACCCGGTTCAGGCGCGTTTGATCCGCACCGCGCGTGAGGTGAATGACAGCAAACCGCACTGGGTGCTGGAGCAGGTTCAGCGCCAGGTAGCCGACTGCCTGATGCATAACAATAAACGCGCCAGCGAGCTGAAAATTGCCTGTTTTGGCCTGGCGTTTAAGCCGGATATTGATGACTTACGTGAAAGCCCGGCTGTGCAGGTCACGAAAATGATTGCTGAATGGCATCAGGGGATCACGCTGGCGGTTGAACCGAACGTACAGCAGCTTCCGCCTAAATTGCAGGAACGCGTAACGCTGGTATCGCTGGACGATGCACTGCAACAGGCCGATATACTGGTGATGCTGGTGGATCACCGTCAGTTTAAAGCTACCGATGCGTCAACAGTCAGCCAGCAGTGGATTGTCGATACCAAGGGCGTCTGGCGTTAG
- the wecB gene encoding non-hydrolyzing UDP-N-acetylglucosamine 2-epimerase yields MKVLTVFGTRPEAIKMAPLVQALAQDDEIESRLCVTAQHREMLDQVLHLFSIVPDYDLNIMQPGQGLTEITSRILEGLKTVFADFTPDVVLVHGDTTTTLAASLAAFYHRIPVGHVEAGLRTGDLWSPWPEEANRTLTGHLASYHFTPTDNSQQNLLRENLPASRIFVTGNTVIDALLWVRDRVLSDTALRDSLAARYPFLDADKKLILVTGHRRESFGGGFERICNALAEIARLHPDTQIVYPVHLNPNVSEPVNRILRDIDNIILIEPQEYLPFVWLMDRAWLILTDSGGIQEEAPSLGKPVLVMRDATERPEAVAAGTVRLVGTDGAKIVREVTRLLTDEDAWHAMSRAHNPYGDGLACQRIVQALKNNRITL; encoded by the coding sequence GTGAAAGTATTAACGGTTTTTGGCACGCGCCCGGAAGCGATAAAAATGGCACCTCTGGTGCAAGCGCTGGCGCAGGATGATGAAATCGAGTCACGCTTATGCGTGACCGCACAGCATAGGGAAATGCTCGACCAGGTGCTGCACCTGTTTTCCATCGTGCCGGATTACGATCTTAATATTATGCAACCCGGCCAGGGGTTGACCGAGATCACCAGCCGTATTCTGGAGGGATTGAAGACGGTGTTTGCCGACTTCACTCCGGATGTGGTGCTGGTTCATGGTGACACCACCACCACGCTGGCTGCCAGCCTCGCAGCTTTTTACCACCGTATTCCCGTCGGGCATGTGGAGGCGGGGTTGCGTACAGGCGATCTCTGGTCGCCGTGGCCAGAGGAAGCGAACCGCACGCTGACCGGGCATCTCGCCAGCTACCATTTCACCCCGACTGATAACTCGCAGCAGAACCTGTTGCGTGAGAATCTGCCAGCGTCGCGTATTTTCGTCACCGGAAACACGGTGATTGACGCACTGCTATGGGTGCGGGATCGCGTACTCAGCGATACCGCACTAAGAGACAGTCTTGCAGCTCGTTATCCGTTCCTCGATGCGGATAAAAAACTGATCCTTGTCACCGGCCATCGTCGCGAAAGTTTTGGCGGTGGCTTCGAACGTATCTGCAATGCACTGGCCGAGATCGCGCGTCTGCATCCGGATACGCAGATCGTTTATCCGGTGCATCTCAACCCGAACGTCAGCGAGCCGGTAAACCGCATACTGCGCGATATTGACAATATTATTCTGATTGAACCGCAGGAGTACCTGCCGTTCGTCTGGTTGATGGATCGCGCCTGGCTGATCCTCACCGATTCCGGCGGGATTCAGGAAGAAGCCCCGTCTCTCGGTAAACCAGTACTGGTAATGCGTGATGCAACCGAGCGCCCTGAGGCGGTAGCCGCCGGGACAGTCAGACTGGTGGGAACTGACGGTGCGAAGATTGTTCGCGAAGTGACTCGTCTGCTCACCGATGAGGACGCATGGCATGCAATGAGCCGTGCCCATAATCCTTACGGTGACGGGCTGGCCTGCCAGCGCATTGTGCAGGCCCTTAAAAATAATCGGATAACATTATGA